In one Fundulus heteroclitus isolate FHET01 chromosome 3, MU-UCD_Fhet_4.1, whole genome shotgun sequence genomic region, the following are encoded:
- the LOC105918967 gene encoding prostate stem cell antigen — translation MLLTFVILVFLFSPVTSLKCYVCSSSTTNEECNQSNQSCQQPLDTCMTIVDTLGHMKAIVKQCASSATCKGAASTASMNADGNGNTVNCCNYDMCNLSAADSVEAQAALLLLSTACVLLLQSH, via the exons ATGTTACTCACATTTGTCATCCTCGtctttctcttctctccag TAACGTCTCTGAAGTGTTAcgtgtgcagctcctccaccacCAATGAAGAATGCAACCAGAGCAATCAGAGCTGCCAGCAGCCGCTCGACACCTGCATGACCATCGTGGACACTTTGg GACACATGAAAGCCATCGTGAAGCAGTGCGCCAGCAGCGCCACATGCAAAGGAGCGGCATCGACCGCTTCCATGAACGCGGATGGAAACGGGAACACGGTCAACTGCTGCAACTACGACATGTGCAACCTGAGCGCAGCGGACTCTGTTGAGGCGCAGgcggcgctgctgctgctgtcgaCGGCCTGCGTCTTACTGCTGCAGTCCCACTGA